GATGTCGGGGCCCGCCCACGGCTCGGGCGTGCGTCCAGCGGACTGCCAACCGAGCGCCCAACGGTCGGCGCTCAGCCCGGCCGCCTCGGCGATCGCTGTGGCCGAAGCGGTGAGCTCGTCGACGTAGGGATCGCCCTCGAGTACCCGCAGCGGCAGGGAGTGAGCAGTGATCAACACCCGCGTGGCGGTTGGGAGCTCGGCGAGGGCCTCGGTCACCTGGTCGGCCAGAAAGCGGCGATACGCGTCGATTCCCCACCAGGAGTGAATCCCGGCGTAGCCGATGCCGGCCTCGGCGCAGGTCGCCCGAGCCCGATCGTGGTACTGCCCGACCGAAGCGGCCGAGTAGTGCGGTGCGAGCACCAGGCCGACGATGTCGGTGGCGCCGACCTCGAGCAGGTGGGCCACGCCGTCCTCGACAAAGGGGGCAGCGTGCTTCTGGCCCAGTGCGGTCACCCAGCGTCCGGGTTGATCGTGCTGCAGCGACAGCGTGATCGCCGACACCTGGTCGGCGGTCCGGCGTCGCAGCGTGGAGGTGCCGCCCAGCGCTTCGTAACGACCGCGCAGGTCGGCGAGCGCCTCGTCGGTGGGCGGGCGTCCCCGGCGAATGTGGGTGTAGTAGGACTCGATCTCCTCGGGCGACCCCGGCGAGCCGTACGCCATGATCAGGGCACCTCGCACCCGCT
This window of the Candidatus Microthrix subdominans genome carries:
- the hemH gene encoding ferrochelatase; the encoded protein is MAHDAERVRGALIMAYGSPGSPEEIESYYTHIRRGRPPTDEALADLRGRYEALGGTSTLRRRTADQVSAITLSLQHDQPGRWVTALGQKHAAPFVEDGVAHLLEVGATDIVGLVLAPHYSAASVGQYHDRARATCAEAGIGYAGIHSWWGIDAYRRFLADQVTEALAELPTATRVLITAHSLPLRVLEGDPYVDELTASATAIAEAAGLSADRWALGWQSAGRTPEPWAGPDILDELRTLADDDEVDGVLVVPQGFTADHLEVAYDLDIEASQLADSLGLAFARTSVVNDDVAVMADLAELIHEQTPERGVPSSALET